A genome region from Phycisphaeraceae bacterium includes the following:
- the fahA gene encoding fumarylacetoacetase: MLTKEPGPGEGAGAGPRSWVSGASVESDFSLANLPWGVFERADRPGEARVGVAIGDHALDVHELLGSGLWPECDPALRSALMEESLNAFMALGRDAWRSARLHLTSLLADGGSNALRDHARRESMLPKRETLTMRLPAVIGDYTDFYASEAHATNVGSMFRPQNPLMPNWKHLPVGYHGRASSIVVDGAPIRRPMGQTVSSDDGPPSFGPSKLLDYELEMGIFVGPGNALGTRIDINRAVAHLFGMVILNDWSARDVQRWEYQPLGPFNAKNFVSTISPWVVTFEALAPFMTPRPARREGDPEVLPYLRADRDALPEIIVEVLIASAAMRSQGMAPTLISRGVTTNLYWSPLQMLAHHTSTGCNMRPGDLLGTGTISGWEKESRGCLLERTWRGSEPVTLGDGSQRKFLEDGDEVIMRAWCERPGLPRIGFGDCRGVVVPAV; this comes from the coding sequence ATGTTGACGAAAGAGCCCGGCCCGGGCGAAGGCGCTGGCGCCGGACCACGCTCGTGGGTTTCCGGCGCATCGGTCGAGAGCGACTTCTCGCTCGCGAATCTGCCGTGGGGGGTCTTTGAGCGTGCCGATCGTCCGGGCGAGGCGCGAGTCGGTGTGGCGATCGGCGATCATGCGCTCGATGTGCACGAGCTGCTCGGCTCCGGTCTCTGGCCCGAGTGCGACCCGGCCCTTCGGTCGGCGCTCATGGAGGAGTCGCTCAATGCCTTCATGGCGCTCGGTCGGGACGCGTGGCGAAGTGCAAGACTTCACCTGACCTCGCTGCTGGCCGACGGAGGCTCCAATGCTCTCCGCGACCACGCGCGTCGGGAGTCGATGCTGCCGAAGCGCGAGACGCTCACCATGCGTCTGCCCGCGGTGATCGGTGACTACACCGACTTCTACGCTTCCGAGGCTCATGCCACGAATGTCGGAAGCATGTTCCGTCCGCAGAATCCACTCATGCCCAACTGGAAGCACCTTCCGGTCGGCTATCACGGTCGCGCGAGTTCGATCGTGGTGGATGGCGCGCCCATCCGCCGTCCGATGGGCCAGACGGTCTCCAGTGACGATGGACCGCCGTCCTTCGGACCTTCGAAGCTCCTCGACTATGAGCTCGAGATGGGGATCTTCGTGGGGCCGGGCAATGCCCTCGGTACGCGCATCGACATCAACCGCGCCGTTGCTCATCTCTTCGGCATGGTCATCCTGAACGACTGGTCGGCGCGCGATGTCCAGCGATGGGAATACCAACCACTCGGGCCCTTCAACGCAAAGAACTTCGTGAGCACGATCTCTCCGTGGGTCGTGACTTTCGAGGCGCTCGCACCTTTCATGACGCCTCGGCCTGCGCGTCGCGAGGGTGATCCCGAAGTGCTTCCCTATCTCCGCGCCGATCGCGACGCGCTCCCCGAGATCATCGTCGAGGTGTTGATTGCCTCCGCAGCCATGAGATCGCAGGGGATGGCGCCGACGCTCATCTCACGAGGGGTGACGACGAATCTCTACTGGTCGCCCTTGCAGATGCTCGCGCATCACACGAGCACCGGTTGCAACATGCGGCCCGGAGATCTCCTCGGGACAGGCACCATCAGCGGATGGGAGAAGGAGAGCCGAGGCTGTCTGCTCGAGCGGACCTGGCGCGGCAGCGAGCCGGTGACACTTGGCGATGGTTCGCAGCGCAAGTTCCTCGAGGACGGTGACGAGGTCATCATGCGCGCCTGGTGCGAGCGCCCCGGCCTCCCGCGCATCGGCTTCGGGGACTGCCGCGGCGTGGTCGTGCCGGCCGTTTGA
- the hemW gene encoding radical SAM family heme chaperone HemW: protein MELRAASLAPFECADARVIAESIERGGAGPVAMRGAYVHVPFCFHKCHYCDFYSFVESQGRESIFVDRLLDEARAWSEVLARSGARGDRTSGLETLFVGGGTPTLLAPDLLDRLLRGLRSLLPWRDDAEWTVEANPETVSEEVARVLAACGVNRVSVGCQSFHPDLLKTLERWHDPASVPRAIDRLRAAGITAINLDLIFAIPGESEAQWSADLDAALALGPDHLSCYGLVYEPNTAMTKRRDMGAIEPAEEDLEAAMYEATRERLAAAGFEHYEISNWARPGRRCRHNELYWSGADWLALGPSASGHAGALRWKNVPRLGDWLATSPFSPLAHAESVSERQRSGEGFMLGLRRIEGVPLAEVELWLACGDESLRRAAIEEACRDGRLERVAGRLRLTASGQLVADSVLAALV from the coding sequence ATGGAGTTGCGGGCCGCCTCACTGGCGCCATTCGAGTGCGCCGATGCTCGCGTGATTGCGGAGTCGATCGAGCGGGGCGGGGCGGGGCCGGTGGCCATGCGCGGCGCCTATGTCCATGTGCCCTTCTGCTTCCACAAGTGTCACTACTGCGACTTCTACAGCTTCGTCGAGAGTCAGGGGCGCGAGTCGATCTTCGTTGATCGTCTGCTCGACGAGGCTCGCGCCTGGAGCGAGGTGCTTGCGCGCTCGGGTGCCCGCGGCGATCGAACGAGCGGGCTAGAGACTCTCTTCGTCGGTGGCGGCACGCCCACGCTGCTGGCCCCCGACCTTCTCGATCGCCTCTTGCGGGGCCTGCGCTCGCTCCTGCCTTGGCGCGACGACGCCGAGTGGACGGTCGAGGCGAATCCCGAGACGGTCTCCGAGGAGGTGGCCCGGGTGCTCGCCGCATGCGGTGTGAATCGCGTGAGTGTCGGCTGCCAGAGCTTTCACCCCGACCTTCTGAAGACGCTCGAGCGCTGGCATGACCCCGCGAGCGTTCCTCGCGCCATCGATCGCCTCCGCGCGGCGGGAATCACCGCCATCAACCTCGATCTCATCTTCGCGATTCCCGGTGAGAGCGAGGCGCAGTGGAGCGCCGATCTCGATGCAGCGCTGGCCCTTGGACCCGATCATCTCTCCTGCTACGGACTCGTCTATGAGCCGAACACGGCGATGACGAAGCGGCGCGACATGGGGGCGATCGAGCCTGCCGAGGAAGACCTCGAAGCGGCGATGTATGAAGCGACCCGAGAGCGCCTCGCTGCCGCAGGCTTCGAGCACTATGAGATCTCGAATTGGGCGCGCCCCGGCCGCCGGTGCAGGCACAACGAGCTCTATTGGAGCGGCGCGGATTGGCTGGCGCTTGGGCCGAGCGCGAGCGGCCATGCCGGGGCATTGCGATGGAAGAATGTCCCGCGCCTGGGTGATTGGCTGGCGACCTCGCCCTTCTCGCCGCTTGCACACGCCGAGTCGGTCAGCGAACGACAGCGGAGCGGTGAGGGGTTCATGCTCGGGCTGCGGCGCATCGAAGGAGTTCCGCTCGCCGAGGTCGAGCTCTGGCTCGCCTGTGGCGATGAGTCGCTGCGCCGCGCCGCGATCGAAGAGGCATGCCGCGATGGACGGCTTGAGCGCGTCGCCGGCCGCCTCCGGCTCACCGCATCGGGGCAGCTCGTGGCTGACTCAGTTCTCGCGGCGCTTGTTTAG
- a CDS encoding hydantoinase B/oxoprolinase family protein, with amino-acid sequence MTGAIDIAVDTGGTFTDAVVRQSGKTEQRIKVLSSSAIRARVARSASQSELAVEVPALERLASEGDPALCARLVLGWRLRGQRSAGVVVDAEWRSGLLHLRCNRATVEFRGEASLEALPVGALLDLASPWPAPILAARLLLCCPGDEPLPPLAMRLGTTRGTNAVLEGRFDPVLLVTNAGLGDALQIGDQRRSQLFAPAPRTQPAIHRRTLEVTLRQDASGREIEPLDEAVLRADARDALANHGVTHAAVVLLHAWRNPGPEERLATILRDIGFTRVVASHECSGIEGYLPRGMATVVDAALSSAVGDFLDAVRAGLSRGSMLEVATSSAALRPALRFPPRECLLSGPAGGAASLHFMRERVMRRDEGDARVPPVAALLGFDMGGTSTDAIRVTDHLPRRDQTPIAGRTMALPSLVIESVAAGGGSRCRLDHGVWRVGPESAGSVPGPACYGRGGPLTVTDIDLLLGRCDPRHFAVPLDPRAAERALRSEVLSDAVSGAVSNDDLTEHLARFNAITDDAMASALRLISVREGFEPSTHALIAYGGAGGQHACTVAELLGIRRVIHPAAAGLLSASGMFSLRRDRLRSESVESALSIEALSGGVARARVALREEAPPHSASELMVERVDAALAWGNRSAVLEIEIDTDLQGRPTGRIEAIETAARQRYRAIFGTDPPSGPGASMRISFVRVTARWSEPSSADEHADASPTAVGVPAIACSPHRMWSRGEWHDAITIHRASLVPGAPIEGPAIIADAHSTLVIDVGWRGTLVDRGDIEVIRVNSADAGSLSVHGVEEIRASALASAAAEMGEQLRRTAVSVNVRDRLDYSCGILDHQGRLATNAPHVPVHLGALGACVVEISKRHTWAPGEVLVTNHPAFGGSHLPDVTVVMPFFTKVDGRDSIASQQGDANRGSESRSAIVGNDAALAGFLAARAHHAEIGGIRPGSMTPTARQLTDEGVVIPPTRIAADGVVNLAPLRTILAGGRHPSRAIDDNLADVAAAVAALRRGADALDALVQRDGLAALLNAFDALRARSRACVERAIEVLSERARGAGRRGLHSRQTLDDGWPIEVRVEPRGRRVRIDFTGSGPVHPGSFNAPLAVTRSAVMYAIRVLVESIEPTDDRVLPLNDGLLEPVDLIVPEGFLNPPAESGVPVAAGNTETSQRVVDALLLALGVAACSQGTMNNLVMGGAGWSFYETIAGGLGATARADGASGVHAHMTNTRITDPETLEAHFPLRLRRFAYRRLPGAAAIARDGATPRSSGEPAPPSHATESREAFGAGISLTESRPPHGAGSLHHGARRGGSGLIREFEFLTPALVALTSQRRASGPEGVDGGAPGEPGGQRLRRSDGHSTPLPGLFDIEVQAGDRVTIETPGGGGWGHSNEPSARD; translated from the coding sequence ATGACAGGCGCCATTGACATTGCGGTTGACACCGGAGGGACTTTCACCGATGCGGTCGTGCGCCAGAGTGGCAAGACCGAGCAGCGCATCAAGGTGCTCTCCTCGAGTGCGATCCGGGCGCGGGTGGCCCGGAGTGCGAGTCAATCTGAGTTGGCCGTCGAAGTCCCGGCGCTTGAGCGGTTGGCATCTGAAGGCGACCCGGCCCTCTGCGCACGCCTCGTGCTCGGCTGGCGCTTGCGTGGCCAGCGAAGCGCTGGTGTCGTTGTCGACGCGGAGTGGCGCTCAGGTCTGCTTCACCTGCGATGCAATCGTGCCACGGTCGAGTTCCGTGGAGAGGCATCCCTCGAAGCTCTCCCCGTTGGTGCGCTGCTCGACCTCGCATCCCCCTGGCCCGCACCGATTCTCGCGGCGAGGCTTCTCCTCTGCTGTCCGGGCGACGAGCCGCTTCCTCCACTCGCGATGCGCCTCGGCACCACACGAGGGACCAACGCGGTGCTCGAAGGCCGCTTCGATCCCGTGCTTCTGGTGACGAATGCCGGCCTTGGCGATGCGCTCCAGATCGGCGATCAGCGAAGGAGTCAGCTCTTTGCGCCGGCACCTCGCACTCAGCCCGCCATCCATCGACGGACTCTTGAAGTCACGCTGCGGCAGGATGCGTCGGGACGCGAGATTGAGCCCCTCGATGAAGCGGTCTTGCGAGCTGATGCGCGCGACGCGCTCGCCAACCACGGCGTCACGCACGCCGCAGTGGTGCTCCTTCATGCGTGGAGGAACCCGGGGCCGGAGGAGCGCTTGGCGACGATCCTCCGCGACATCGGATTCACGCGGGTCGTTGCCTCGCATGAGTGCAGCGGGATCGAGGGCTACCTGCCCCGCGGGATGGCGACGGTGGTCGATGCGGCGCTTTCGAGCGCCGTCGGTGACTTCCTCGACGCGGTCCGGGCGGGGCTCTCCAGGGGCTCGATGCTTGAGGTGGCCACGAGCTCCGCGGCGCTGCGCCCGGCACTTCGCTTTCCACCGCGGGAGTGCCTGCTCAGCGGTCCGGCGGGTGGCGCCGCGTCGCTCCATTTCATGCGGGAGCGCGTGATGCGCCGCGACGAGGGCGACGCGCGTGTGCCACCGGTCGCCGCCCTGCTTGGCTTCGACATGGGCGGTACCAGCACCGATGCCATCCGCGTCACCGATCATCTGCCCCGGCGCGATCAGACCCCCATCGCCGGCCGAACGATGGCGCTGCCGAGTCTGGTCATCGAAAGTGTTGCCGCGGGTGGTGGCAGCCGCTGTCGCCTTGACCACGGCGTGTGGCGCGTGGGACCCGAGAGTGCGGGGAGTGTTCCAGGTCCCGCGTGCTATGGACGCGGAGGACCGCTGACGGTGACGGACATCGACCTTCTTCTGGGTCGCTGCGACCCGCGCCACTTCGCGGTACCGCTCGACCCCCGCGCCGCGGAGCGGGCTCTCAGGAGCGAGGTTCTGAGTGACGCTGTTAGTGGAGCAGTCAGCAATGATGACCTCACCGAGCACTTGGCCCGCTTCAACGCGATCACCGATGATGCGATGGCCTCGGCGCTGCGGCTCATCTCCGTGCGCGAGGGCTTCGAACCTTCAACTCACGCGCTCATCGCCTACGGAGGGGCGGGCGGCCAGCATGCCTGCACCGTGGCTGAGCTTCTCGGCATCCGTCGCGTCATCCATCCGGCGGCGGCAGGGCTCCTGAGTGCCTCGGGCATGTTCTCGCTCCGGCGTGATCGCTTGAGGAGCGAGAGCGTCGAGAGCGCACTGTCGATCGAGGCGCTGAGCGGAGGAGTCGCCCGGGCTCGTGTGGCGCTGCGAGAGGAAGCGCCGCCCCACTCGGCGAGCGAACTCATGGTCGAGCGCGTCGACGCAGCTCTCGCCTGGGGGAATCGAAGCGCCGTCCTCGAGATCGAGATCGACACGGATTTGCAGGGTCGGCCCACCGGCCGGATTGAAGCAATCGAGACCGCGGCGCGCCAGCGCTACCGGGCCATCTTCGGCACCGATCCACCCAGCGGCCCCGGGGCCTCGATGCGCATCTCCTTTGTTCGAGTGACGGCGCGGTGGAGCGAGCCGTCGTCGGCGGATGAACATGCCGACGCCTCTCCGACGGCAGTCGGTGTCCCGGCCATCGCATGCTCGCCCCATCGAATGTGGAGCCGCGGCGAGTGGCATGACGCAATCACCATCCACCGAGCTTCTCTTGTGCCCGGCGCGCCAATTGAGGGGCCGGCCATCATTGCCGATGCCCACTCCACGCTCGTCATCGATGTCGGCTGGCGCGGCACGCTGGTCGACCGTGGCGATATCGAGGTGATCCGCGTGAACTCGGCCGACGCAGGCTCGCTCTCCGTGCATGGCGTCGAAGAGATCCGCGCCTCTGCCCTCGCCTCCGCCGCAGCCGAGATGGGCGAACAGCTTCGGCGCACCGCCGTCAGCGTGAATGTGCGCGATCGACTCGACTACTCCTGCGGCATCCTCGATCACCAGGGTCGTCTCGCCACCAACGCTCCGCATGTGCCCGTCCATCTCGGCGCCCTCGGCGCCTGCGTGGTCGAGATCTCGAAGCGGCACACCTGGGCGCCGGGCGAGGTGCTCGTCACGAATCACCCCGCGTTCGGCGGCTCTCATCTTCCCGATGTCACCGTCGTCATGCCCTTCTTTACCAAGGTCGATGGCCGCGATTCGATCGCTTCACAGCAGGGTGATGCGAATCGCGGCTCCGAGTCACGATCGGCGATCGTTGGCAACGATGCGGCCCTCGCAGGCTTTCTCGCGGCCCGCGCTCATCATGCCGAGATCGGTGGCATCCGGCCCGGCTCGATGACGCCGACGGCCCGTCAGTTGACCGACGAGGGCGTGGTGATCCCGCCGACGCGCATTGCCGCCGACGGCGTGGTCAACCTCGCGCCGCTCCGAACGATCCTCGCAGGCGGCCGGCATCCGTCACGAGCGATCGATGACAACCTCGCCGATGTCGCCGCCGCAGTGGCGGCGCTGCGGCGCGGTGCGGATGCGCTTGACGCGCTTGTTCAACGCGATGGTCTCGCCGCGCTCCTCAATGCCTTTGACGCCCTGCGTGCGAGGAGCCGCGCCTGCGTCGAACGGGCGATTGAGGTGCTTTCGGAACGCGCACGGGGTGCCGGGCGCCGTGGGCTCCACTCCCGGCAGACCCTCGATGACGGGTGGCCGATCGAGGTGCGCGTTGAACCGAGGGGACGCCGCGTCCGCATCGACTTCACTGGAAGCGGGCCGGTGCACCCGGGCTCGTTCAATGCCCCGCTCGCCGTCACGCGCAGCGCGGTGATGTATGCGATCCGAGTTCTTGTTGAGTCCATTGAGCCGACGGATGATCGCGTGCTGCCACTCAATGACGGGCTTCTCGAGCCGGTTGACCTGATCGTGCCCGAGGGATTCCTCAATCCACCTGCTGAATCGGGAGTTCCTGTTGCAGCCGGCAACACGGAGACGAGCCAGCGGGTGGTCGACGCGCTGCTGCTTGCCCTCGGAGTGGCCGCGTGCAGCCAGGGCACCATGAACAACCTCGTGATGGGCGGTGCGGGATGGAGTTTCTATGAGACGATTGCGGGTGGTCTCGGCGCCACGGCGCGCGCCGACGGCGCTTCGGGCGTGCATGCCCACATGACCAACACGCGCATCACCGACCCCGAGACGCTCGAAGCGCACTTCCCTCTTCGGCTGCGACGGTTCGCCTATCGGCGCCTTCCTGGCGCCGCAGCGATCGCACGCGATGGCGCCACTCCTCGGAGTTCCGGCGAACCAGCGCCCCCCTCGCACGCCACAGAGTCACGAGAGGCATTCGGCGCTGGCATCTCCTTGACCGAGTCAAGGCCGCCCCATGGCGCAGGTTCACTTCATCACGGCGCTCGTCGCGGCGGCAGCGGTCTCATCCGCGAGTTCGAGTTCCTCACCCCGGCGCTGGTCGCGCTCACCTCGCAGCGGCGCGCCTCGGGGCCCGAGGGGGTCGATGGTGGCGCCCCAGGAGAACCGGGTGGTCAGCGGCTCAGGCGCTCCGATGGACACAGCACTCCACTGCCCGGTCTCTTCGACATCGAGGTGCAGGCGGGTGACCGAGTCACGATCGAGACTCCGGGCGGTGGCGGCTGGGGCCACTCGAACGAGCCCTCCGCGCGCGACTAA
- a CDS encoding SRPBCC domain-containing protein — MSLTIERDAIQTIRIQKDIHISAPPEIAFAALLEELGPGSVMPDGTPFPMTIEPWPGGRWFRDRGTSGEHPWGHLWGHVQVIRAPFLLELTGPMMMSYAAVNHVQYRLTTEGAGTTLTLTHRAMGIIPQEHQDGMQEGWAHGLESVKRLAELKVVPAGH, encoded by the coding sequence ATGTCACTCACCATTGAACGCGACGCCATCCAGACGATCCGAATCCAGAAGGACATCCACATCAGCGCACCACCGGAGATTGCCTTCGCTGCGCTTCTTGAAGAACTCGGGCCAGGCAGCGTCATGCCCGATGGAACTCCCTTTCCCATGACCATCGAGCCCTGGCCGGGTGGTCGCTGGTTTCGTGATCGCGGCACCTCGGGCGAGCATCCGTGGGGACATCTGTGGGGCCATGTCCAGGTCATCAGGGCGCCGTTTCTGCTGGAACTGACCGGCCCAATGATGATGTCCTACGCGGCCGTCAATCATGTGCAGTACCGGCTGACCACCGAAGGTGCCGGCACAACCCTGACACTCACGCACCGCGCCATGGGGATCATCCCCCAGGAGCATCAGGATGGAATGCAGGAGGGCTGGGCGCATGGGCTTGAGTCCGTGAAGCGGCTTGCCGAGTTGAAGGTCGTTCCCGCCGGCCACTGA
- a CDS encoding DUF899 domain-containing protein, translating to MPHPTVSRQEWNTARLRLLELEKAHTRRGDELARLRRELPWVRIEKPYAFHTEVGDCSLRDLFRGRSQLIVYHLMFGPDYAVPCPSCSSIADSFDGIATHLANHDVMLWAVSRAPLDRICAFKARMGWAFPWASSAPGDFNFDFGASFTPEAQRSGIEYNYQHEPGLPDAASLSGHSALAGVASQAGTDAAAFVRERPGMSAFALQDGVVHHTYSAYSRGLDALWNMYQWLDRAPKGRNEGDGYWLRHRDRY from the coding sequence ATGCCCCACCCCACCGTCTCCCGTCAAGAGTGGAACACCGCGCGCCTCCGCCTGCTGGAATTGGAGAAGGCCCACACTCGCCGTGGAGATGAACTCGCGCGTCTCCGGCGCGAACTCCCCTGGGTTCGCATCGAGAAGCCCTACGCCTTTCACACGGAGGTTGGCGACTGCTCGCTGCGCGACTTGTTCCGCGGGCGATCGCAGCTCATCGTCTACCACCTGATGTTCGGACCGGATTACGCCGTGCCCTGTCCATCATGTTCATCCATTGCGGACAGCTTTGACGGCATCGCCACGCACCTGGCCAATCACGATGTGATGCTCTGGGCCGTGTCGCGCGCGCCGCTTGATCGAATCTGCGCGTTCAAGGCGCGCATGGGGTGGGCATTTCCATGGGCGTCCTCGGCGCCAGGCGACTTCAACTTCGACTTCGGCGCGTCGTTCACGCCCGAAGCGCAGCGCTCCGGCATTGAATACAACTACCAGCACGAGCCCGGCCTGCCGGATGCCGCAAGTCTCTCGGGACACAGCGCGCTGGCTGGCGTTGCATCACAAGCCGGGACCGACGCGGCGGCGTTTGTCCGGGAGCGGCCCGGTATGAGCGCGTTCGCGCTGCAGGACGGCGTCGTGCACCACACCTACTCTGCGTATTCGAGGGGACTCGACGCGCTGTGGAACATGTACCAATGGCTGGACCGCGCCCCCAAAGGCCGCAACGAGGGCGATGGCTACTGGCTGCGCCACCGGGATCGGTACTGA
- a CDS encoding helix-turn-helix transcriptional regulator: MPRSRTTADPFCALAEPRRRQIVDALARASSGLGVSAIVAIIGLSQPSVSKHLGVLREVGIVEVERDGPNRIYHLRPERLKAMHDWLSQYERLWTHQLSRIRERAERMQHAATPPGRHTS; this comes from the coding sequence GTGCCGCGATCACGGACCACCGCCGACCCCTTCTGTGCCCTGGCGGAGCCTCGCCGACGGCAGATCGTGGATGCGTTGGCGCGAGCCAGCTCCGGGCTCGGCGTGAGCGCCATCGTGGCGATCATTGGACTTTCCCAGCCGTCGGTCTCCAAACACCTCGGCGTCCTGCGGGAGGTGGGCATCGTCGAAGTGGAACGCGACGGCCCAAACCGGATCTACCACCTTCGTCCCGAGAGGCTCAAGGCGATGCACGACTGGCTGTCTCAGTACGAGCGACTGTGGACGCATCAATTGTCAAGGATTCGCGAGCGCGCCGAACGCATGCAGCACGCCGCGACTCCACCAGGCCGTCACACCTCATGA
- a CDS encoding homogentisate 1,2-dioxygenase codes for MPYYTKLGLLPPKRHIQFRRPDGALYSEEVFGTEGFSGPTSTMYHIHPPTQVHGWKTLYETRPEYVEQTVMRMRHAKTAQMPAKGDPITGRVILFGNADVEMSICVPAEPMDYHFKNAQGDECIFVHFGSGTVYTTFGTLRFRAKDYIVIPKGVIYRMEFDPRKEGEPEPRFVCFETANGSHILPPSRYMSKDTAQFLEHAPYCERDLRLPELPLTFDEKGEFEVRIKARDCVHSYIYAYHPLDVVGWDGCYYPYLFNIDDFSPIVGKHHMPPPTHQTFEGHNFVICSFCPRVLDFHPQAIVVPYNHSNLDSDEVLYYVEGNYKARKGIEQCSISLHPQGIPHGPHPGTVESSIGAKWTDELAVMCDTFRPLFPTKAALEIDDMAYPRSWDGEHFPRSLGHTNGAKHLPAGQGAAATTPVRREAVAPSRQAKDTPTTDTWT; via the coding sequence ATGCCGTACTACACCAAGCTCGGGCTTCTCCCCCCCAAGCGCCACATCCAGTTCCGCCGCCCCGACGGGGCGCTCTACTCGGAGGAGGTCTTCGGCACCGAGGGCTTCTCCGGGCCGACCTCGACGATGTACCACATTCATCCGCCGACTCAGGTGCATGGGTGGAAGACCCTCTATGAGACGAGGCCGGAGTATGTCGAGCAGACGGTCATGCGGATGCGTCACGCGAAGACCGCGCAGATGCCCGCCAAGGGCGACCCCATCACCGGTCGCGTGATTCTCTTCGGCAACGCCGATGTGGAGATGTCGATCTGCGTCCCCGCGGAGCCGATGGACTACCACTTCAAGAACGCCCAGGGTGATGAGTGCATCTTCGTGCACTTCGGCTCGGGCACCGTCTACACCACCTTCGGCACGCTTCGTTTTCGGGCGAAGGATTACATCGTCATCCCCAAGGGCGTGATCTACCGCATGGAGTTCGACCCTCGCAAGGAGGGCGAACCCGAGCCTCGCTTCGTCTGCTTCGAGACGGCCAACGGCAGTCACATTCTGCCGCCGAGTCGTTACATGTCCAAGGACACGGCGCAGTTCCTCGAGCACGCCCCCTACTGCGAGCGCGACCTGCGGCTTCCCGAGCTCCCGCTGACCTTCGATGAGAAGGGTGAGTTCGAAGTGCGCATCAAGGCGCGCGACTGCGTTCACAGCTACATCTACGCCTATCACCCTCTCGATGTCGTCGGCTGGGATGGCTGCTACTACCCGTATCTCTTCAACATCGATGACTTCAGCCCGATCGTCGGCAAACATCACATGCCGCCTCCGACGCATCAGACCTTCGAAGGGCACAACTTCGTCATCTGCTCCTTCTGTCCGCGCGTGCTCGACTTCCATCCGCAGGCGATCGTGGTTCCCTACAACCACTCGAATCTCGACTCTGATGAGGTTCTTTACTATGTCGAGGGCAACTACAAGGCTCGCAAGGGCATCGAGCAGTGCTCCATTTCGCTCCATCCGCAGGGCATTCCCCACGGTCCTCACCCGGGCACGGTGGAGTCATCGATCGGTGCCAAGTGGACCGACGAACTCGCCGTGATGTGTGACACCTTCCGCCCGCTCTTCCCGACGAAGGCGGCGCTGGAGATCGACGACATGGCCTACCCGAGGAGTTGGGATGGTGAACACTTCCCCCGCTCGCTCGGCCACACCAATGGCGCGAAGCACCTGCCCGCCGGACAGGGCGCTGCGGCGACCACCCCCGTTCGTCGTGAAGCCGTCGCCCCGTCGCGACAGGCGAAGGACACCCCGACCACGGACACCTGGACATGA
- a CDS encoding DUF192 domain-containing protein — protein MNWTHKLAILIAVVAVMIGMVVAQGSGGSASTAPKRSPAGLPIETIRVNGEAFETEIAADDASRAKGLGGRTSIGAQEAMLFVFRQSDIQRFWMKDCLMDVDIVFLDRTGRITATHEMKQEPAKQPGESDAQYQARLPFYSSDKEALYAMEFKAGTIQRLGLKPGQTITLDHGKMRAYLR, from the coding sequence ATGAACTGGACTCACAAGCTCGCCATTCTCATCGCCGTCGTCGCCGTGATGATCGGAATGGTTGTTGCTCAGGGCTCCGGTGGCTCGGCGAGCACGGCACCCAAGCGAAGTCCGGCCGGGCTGCCGATCGAGACGATCCGGGTGAACGGAGAGGCCTTCGAGACCGAGATCGCCGCGGACGACGCGAGCCGCGCGAAGGGGCTCGGCGGGCGCACCTCCATCGGTGCACAGGAGGCGATGCTCTTTGTCTTCAGGCAATCCGACATTCAGCGCTTCTGGATGAAGGATTGCCTGATGGATGTGGACATCGTCTTCCTCGATCGCACGGGACGCATCACCGCGACTCACGAGATGAAGCAGGAGCCGGCCAAGCAACCCGGTGAGAGTGACGCGCAGTACCAGGCGCGGTTGCCCTTCTACAGCTCCGACAAGGAAGCGCTCTACGCGATGGAATTCAAGGCTGGCACGATTCAGCGCCTTGGACTGAAGCCTGGGCAGACGATCACTCTCGATCACGGCAAGATGCGCGCGTATCTGCGCTGA